Proteins co-encoded in one Natronorubrum daqingense genomic window:
- a CDS encoding ABC transporter permease, protein MSTKSQTPLLDDRQIVRLGRIAVPIVILVLWQLGAEVYGQFALVTPAETLETAVDGFQDGWMVEDLLVTLTTLVIAYIIAVVSGIWVGIMLGLNRFWQEVFEPAILGTYSIPKITLFPIFLLIFGLGMDSMIAFGWFHGVFPVLILTMSAMATIDDTHMNVAQSLGLSQWQRFKEVIVPSILAGLVIGLRLGFSLTFLGIIIGEMFAARAGLGHSLMLYMETVQVDRMLAIITVLVLVASVINAVFYIIETRLRRRAGSSGDVAAM, encoded by the coding sequence ATGAGTACGAAATCCCAGACACCGCTGCTCGACGACCGCCAGATCGTTCGCCTTGGCCGAATCGCCGTCCCGATCGTGATACTCGTCCTCTGGCAACTCGGCGCCGAGGTGTACGGCCAGTTCGCGCTTGTGACGCCGGCCGAGACGCTCGAGACGGCTGTTGACGGGTTTCAGGACGGCTGGATGGTCGAAGATCTGTTGGTGACGCTTACGACGCTGGTCATTGCCTATATTATCGCAGTCGTCTCGGGCATCTGGGTCGGGATCATGCTGGGACTGAATCGGTTCTGGCAGGAAGTGTTTGAGCCGGCCATCCTTGGGACGTACTCGATCCCGAAGATCACGCTGTTCCCGATCTTCCTGCTAATCTTCGGGCTCGGAATGGATTCGATGATCGCCTTCGGCTGGTTCCACGGGGTGTTTCCCGTGTTGATCCTGACGATGAGTGCAATGGCCACGATCGACGACACTCACATGAACGTCGCCCAGTCGCTCGGTCTGTCGCAGTGGCAGCGCTTCAAGGAGGTGATCGTCCCGTCGATTCTCGCCGGACTCGTTATTGGGCTCCGTCTCGGCTTCAGCCTGACGTTCCTCGGGATTATCATCGGCGAAATGTTCGCTGCACGCGCCGGCCTCGGCCACTCCCTGATGCTCTACATGGAGACCGTCCAGGTCGATCGCATGCTGGCCATCATCACCGTCCTTGTGCTCGTGGCCTCAGTCATCAACGCGGTCTTCTACATCATCGAAACGCGGCTCCGTCGCCGGGCGGGTTCGAGCGGCGACGTTGCGGCAATGTAG
- a CDS encoding ABC transporter ATP-binding protein, protein MLELHNLSKTYGLNDSSVSTVNAVDGIDLMVEEGEFVSIIGPTGCGKSTLFELIGALIDPTEGEVRIEDDPVTEPDERIGMVFQDTSTFPWLSVIENVEFGLKMNGVPKTERRDRAREMIDLVGLSGFEEASPTELSGGMNQRVAIARTLVMNPDIILMDEPFGALDEQTRLILGEELLRIWRETGATILFVTHSINEAVHLSDRIAVMSARPGRFKEIVENPLPRPRTDDILGRDEYNDIVNRLWDELRAESKKGLQQKMEEEAQEYGAPEGA, encoded by the coding sequence ATGCTCGAGCTTCACAACCTGTCGAAGACGTACGGTCTGAACGATAGTAGCGTCAGCACAGTAAACGCGGTCGACGGCATCGACCTGATGGTCGAGGAGGGCGAGTTCGTCTCGATCATCGGACCAACTGGTTGCGGAAAGAGTACGCTGTTCGAACTCATCGGTGCGCTGATTGACCCGACGGAGGGCGAAGTCCGCATCGAAGATGACCCAGTCACGGAACCCGACGAGCGGATCGGTATGGTGTTCCAGGACACCAGTACGTTCCCCTGGCTCTCCGTGATCGAAAACGTCGAATTCGGGCTCAAAATGAACGGCGTTCCCAAGACCGAGCGGCGGGACCGAGCGCGGGAGATGATCGATCTCGTCGGCTTATCGGGATTCGAGGAAGCGAGCCCGACCGAACTCTCCGGTGGGATGAACCAGCGGGTAGCCATCGCGCGGACGCTAGTGATGAACCCCGACATCATCCTGATGGACGAACCGTTCGGTGCGCTCGACGAACAGACCCGACTGATCCTGGGCGAAGAACTGCTGCGGATCTGGCGTGAGACTGGGGCGACGATTCTCTTCGTCACTCACAGCATCAACGAAGCGGTCCACCTCTCGGATCGTATCGCCGTGATGAGTGCCCGGCCAGGACGGTTCAAGGAGATCGTAGAGAATCCCTTGCCCCGTCCCCGGACGGACGACATCCTCGGCCGGGACGAGTACAACGACATCGTCAACCGGCTCTGGGACGAGCTCCGCGCGGAGAGCAAGAAGGGGCTCCAACAGAAAATGGAGGAGGAAGCCCAGGAGTACGGTGCACCGGAGGGGGCGTAG
- a CDS encoding HNH endonuclease: MKLLWRTFVRGFYKALGLDSPYSAQEYGVDWTKQRRKCLNRDNHTCRACGTTKSKIGKNPSVHHITPRSQFNGTPREMNSLDNLVSLCPSCHGKFEGRFTDCSVEEFVEKVRYENL; the protein is encoded by the coding sequence ATGAAACTTCTCTGGAGGACGTTTGTTCGAGGTTTTTACAAGGCACTTGGTCTCGACTCGCCCTACTCAGCACAAGAATATGGAGTTGATTGGACGAAGCAACGTCGTAAGTGTCTCAATCGGGATAATCACACCTGTCGAGCATGCGGCACCACCAAATCTAAGATTGGGAAAAATCCTTCGGTCCACCACATCACACCCCGATCGCAATTTAATGGAACGCCTCGAGAGATGAATTCACTCGATAATCTTGTCTCGCTTTGCCCTAGTTGTCACGGGAAATTCGAGGGTAGATTCACAGACTGTAGTGTCGAAGAGTTTGTCGAAAAGGTACGTTATGAAAATCTTTAA
- a CDS encoding winged helix-turn-helix domain-containing protein — MTGNDDSILEYLYEHDVALPPTGLEINLHREGIGISYSTIHRRLQKLQDKDLVEKVNEEKGYYAITDKGQKYLEGNLDAEELEDDANST, encoded by the coding sequence ATGACAGGGAACGACGACTCTATCCTGGAATATCTGTATGAACACGATGTGGCTTTACCGCCAACTGGCCTCGAAATTAATCTGCACCGTGAAGGGATTGGAATATCTTATTCGACCATCCACCGCCGTCTCCAGAAGCTTCAAGACAAGGATCTTGTCGAAAAAGTCAACGAGGAGAAGGGCTACTACGCAATCACCGACAAAGGTCAAAAATACCTTGAGGGCAATCTCGATGCCGAAGAGTTAGAAGACGACGCAAATTCTACATAG
- a CDS encoding type II toxin-antitoxin system HicA family toxin, with amino-acid sequence MSRRTYSGEDVRKVMVNSGPFYLARINGDHFILRWDPPADHDEEARTVPVPDHDELSTGTLKEIGNQAGMKDFQEFLDWLDRNL; translated from the coding sequence ATGTCACGGCGGACCTATTCTGGCGAAGACGTTCGAAAGGTGATGGTGAACAGCGGTCCATTCTATCTGGCACGGATCAACGGTGACCACTTCATTCTTCGCTGGGACCCGCCTGCCGATCACGACGAAGAGGCACGGACGGTTCCGGTTCCCGACCACGACGAACTGTCGACTGGGACGCTCAAAGAGATCGGAAATCAGGCCGGGATGAAGGATTTTCAGGAATTCTTGGACTGGTTAGATCGAAATCTATGA
- a CDS encoding DUF3800 domain-containing protein — MQGFGDVSGHFRSLIIGECDVVVVGVVFGDLIQANRCAKQTVRNVQDVEEAKWSDLTETQKRRFIDCLTEHDDTYLGYAKFTRKQLRSLKDQYLLYQDVSFPPDWDLALTGYAYGELLFERGARDENRVDFVFDHVASQSDSADIATHIEEFVPGCNPKYKSSHSSLGIQTADCFAGAVAEDHKKGTDWLSTFDADRIMTCTETALAQFQNDLDRYDR; from the coding sequence ATGCAGGGATTTGGTGACGTTTCGGGCCACTTTCGCAGCCTAATTATCGGTGAGTGTGATGTAGTCGTTGTTGGTGTCGTCTTCGGAGATTTGATTCAGGCGAACCGATGTGCAAAACAGACTGTTCGTAATGTCCAAGATGTAGAAGAAGCCAAATGGTCTGATCTCACTGAAACCCAAAAGCGACGCTTCATAGATTGCCTCACCGAACATGATGATACCTACTTGGGATACGCAAAATTTACTCGGAAACAACTTCGGTCACTGAAAGATCAGTATCTCCTCTACCAAGACGTCAGCTTTCCACCGGACTGGGACCTCGCGTTAACCGGTTATGCATATGGTGAACTACTATTTGAGAGAGGTGCACGTGATGAGAACCGGGTTGATTTTGTGTTCGATCACGTCGCATCCCAATCGGATTCCGCCGACATTGCTACACACATCGAAGAGTTTGTGCCAGGCTGTAATCCAAAGTATAAGAGTTCACACAGTAGCTTAGGTATTCAGACGGCAGACTGTTTTGCTGGTGCAGTGGCGGAGGATCACAAGAAAGGAACCGATTGGCTATCAACCTTTGACGCCGACCGTATTATGACTTGTACAGAGACGGCACTTGCACAGTTCCAGAACGATCTGGACAGGTATGACCGGTGA
- a CDS encoding type II toxin-antitoxin system HicB family antitoxin, with translation MSTGVNPTITLSEEGEWWVAKDTKTGVVSQGKTRTDALDNLDEALDGYHGKGDEPTTEELREAGIEPGKNTTNEPLPDAFQ, from the coding sequence ATGAGTACCGGCGTCAACCCGACGATTACGCTCTCTGAAGAGGGCGAGTGGTGGGTCGCCAAGGACACCAAAACCGGTGTCGTCAGTCAGGGCAAGACACGCACGGACGCGCTGGACAACCTGGACGAGGCACTCGACGGTTACCACGGCAAGGGGGACGAACCCACCACCGAGGAGCTTCGCGAGGCGGGTATTGAGCCAGGCAAGAACACAACGAACGAGCCGCTTCCCGACGCCTTTCAGTAG
- a CDS encoding ABC transporter substrate-binding protein, with product MGNESHDSSEVGRRAFVASSAVAGVGAIAGCLDDLEQRLTGDGGFGDDGTFTGDATVTHWPDLMYNAPYHVALENGYFEEEGIEIDFVGSEGGGTTVRNVVDGGLPFGEVATPAAINAYLAGTPIVVVAGATRTVDEINWVAPTGSEIESIEDLEGGTMGFTSAGSVTETTAALVSSNVDEIDPESVEFQEMGGVGEGVTAVEDGAIDAAANMDPIYSDQQEEEETWQVVFWAGDYVDRFQQTSIIVDPDVVEEYPDAVETYLDARAQGIESLREDPEAAAEVFSDGAEGFSTEVMRDAIENVDPDEYYTTGEFDVEGLQNVEEAMYATDLLDEDEDIPWDEIFDQSFLDEDDHIDFEEI from the coding sequence ATGGGTAACGAATCACACGATTCCTCGGAGGTGGGCAGACGAGCCTTCGTTGCGAGTAGCGCTGTGGCCGGCGTCGGTGCGATCGCTGGCTGCCTCGACGACCTCGAGCAGCGTCTCACTGGCGATGGTGGATTCGGGGACGATGGCACGTTCACCGGGGACGCAACCGTGACACACTGGCCAGACCTCATGTACAACGCACCGTACCACGTCGCCCTCGAGAACGGGTATTTCGAGGAGGAAGGGATCGAGATCGACTTCGTCGGATCCGAAGGCGGCGGAACGACCGTTCGGAACGTCGTCGACGGCGGCCTCCCGTTCGGTGAGGTCGCGACACCCGCGGCGATCAACGCCTACCTCGCGGGGACGCCGATCGTAGTGGTCGCAGGCGCGACGCGAACGGTCGACGAGATCAACTGGGTCGCTCCGACAGGCTCAGAGATCGAATCGATCGAGGACCTCGAGGGTGGAACGATGGGATTCACGAGCGCCGGGTCGGTGACGGAGACCACGGCCGCGCTCGTCTCGTCGAACGTCGACGAGATCGATCCGGAGAGCGTGGAGTTCCAAGAGATGGGCGGCGTCGGGGAGGGGGTGACTGCCGTCGAAGACGGCGCGATCGACGCGGCGGCAAACATGGATCCGATCTACTCCGATCAACAGGAAGAAGAAGAGACCTGGCAGGTGGTGTTCTGGGCAGGCGACTACGTCGATCGGTTCCAACAAACGTCGATCATCGTCGACCCCGATGTCGTCGAAGAATACCCGGATGCCGTCGAGACCTATCTCGACGCTCGCGCCCAGGGAATCGAGTCCCTCCGCGAGGATCCCGAGGCGGCCGCCGAGGTCTTCAGTGACGGTGCCGAGGGGTTCAGCACCGAGGTAATGCGAGACGCGATCGAGAACGTCGATCCGGACGAATACTACACGACCGGCGAGTTCGACGTCGAGGGGCTGCAGAACGTCGAAGAGGCGATGTACGCGACTGATCTCCTCGACGAGGACGAAGACATCCCCTGGGACGAAATATTCGACCAGTCGTTCCTCGACGAGGACGACCACATCGACTTCGAGGAGATCTAA
- a CDS encoding helix-turn-helix domain-containing protein, with protein MYQAELHLQQDKECVLSRLARETHEPLQLDIHELHDHRVTFILDVSPRPDEWTEELQTEPAVDHVETLDDDHLAVTKTSCCAYSAIHQNQAVIRRHPNYIREHSRVYNVLVFDRTDLRLIVDDLRSVGSVSLANLTQFGGRSTFLTERQTEVLQTAVERGYFEWPREISSEELADELDITRATFLEHLRKAQEKVFAEMFGGDQFQPVAATYGEASCSHEAHH; from the coding sequence ATGTATCAAGCAGAACTACACCTGCAGCAGGACAAGGAGTGTGTCTTGTCTCGACTGGCTCGAGAGACCCACGAGCCGTTGCAACTGGACATCCATGAACTCCACGATCATCGCGTGACATTCATTCTCGATGTGAGTCCGCGTCCTGACGAGTGGACAGAGGAGCTACAGACGGAGCCGGCCGTCGACCACGTCGAGACGCTCGATGATGACCATCTCGCCGTCACGAAAACCTCCTGCTGTGCGTACTCTGCCATCCATCAGAATCAGGCCGTGATTCGTCGGCATCCAAACTACATCCGCGAACACAGTCGTGTGTACAACGTCCTCGTCTTCGATCGCACCGACCTTCGCTTGATCGTCGACGACCTTCGATCGGTTGGCTCTGTCTCGCTGGCGAACCTCACACAGTTCGGCGGTCGGTCGACGTTCCTGACCGAGCGACAGACTGAAGTCCTCCAGACAGCCGTCGAACGCGGGTACTTCGAGTGGCCGCGCGAAATATCGAGCGAGGAACTTGCGGACGAACTCGATATCACGCGGGCGACGTTCCTCGAGCACCTCCGGAAGGCGCAGGAGAAGGTCTTTGCGGAGATGTTCGGTGGTGATCAGTTCCAACCGGTGGCAGCCACCTACGGCGAGGCATCCTGTTCGCACGAGGCCCACCACTGA
- a CDS encoding helix-turn-helix domain-containing protein codes for MKLVVPTDIEILEAMSDGKRQTAPNLAEILGRKSRYMNNRLAELAGNGLVSKVGPSDSSGMYEITEKGRKALEMRHEYSHNQAEKFGRKLVQELDSSDLESDKGDEE; via the coding sequence GTGAAACTCGTCGTCCCCACCGACATCGAGATATTGGAGGCGATGAGCGACGGAAAACGTCAAACAGCCCCGAATTTGGCAGAGATTCTTGGCAGAAAATCTCGTTACATGAATAATCGGTTGGCTGAGTTAGCTGGTAATGGTCTAGTCTCTAAAGTTGGCCCCTCCGATTCATCGGGGATGTATGAGATTACAGAGAAGGGTAGGAAGGCTTTGGAAATGAGGCATGAATACTCCCACAACCAGGCTGAAAAGTTTGGAAGAAAGCTAGTTCAGGAACTGGACTCGAGCGACCTAGAATCTGACAAAGGCGACGAGGAGTGA
- a CDS encoding PIN domain-containing protein yields MYVETDFLFALAKHDDWLQDEAKAALETEDVHTSILAYAEFLVRTYDRGEGFDTDVPRLTVNLLELVPVRPQTHEDALLAAATYLDEHEMTPFDALHAGIAATQNEPILSSDQSYDDLDIVREPLEPDGT; encoded by the coding sequence ATGTACGTCGAAACTGACTTTCTGTTCGCCCTCGCGAAGCATGACGATTGGTTACAGGACGAAGCAAAGGCGGCTCTCGAAACCGAAGATGTCCACACGTCGATTCTCGCCTACGCCGAATTCCTCGTCCGGACGTACGACCGAGGGGAGGGCTTCGATACTGATGTCCCCCGACTTACCGTCAACCTCCTCGAACTCGTTCCGGTCCGTCCACAGACGCACGAGGACGCGCTGCTCGCAGCAGCCACGTATCTCGACGAGCACGAGATGACGCCCTTCGACGCACTCCATGCGGGAATCGCGGCGACGCAAAACGAACCCATTTTATCGTCCGATCAGTCCTACGACGATCTCGATATCGTGCGAGAACCACTTGAGCCGGACGGGACCTGA
- a CDS encoding ABC transporter permease: MAVESRYGSGSFGLSDRANRIRIYQTLVVVGLLGTIELLPRLGLVEPTTLIPLTEMLSEIVSLTVSGELTPHIIQTFSAIFAAFALGIATGIPTGVLLWRYDSLKDILDPYLLTYYAIPVFAFYPLLIAIFGLNILPIITIAWLFSVVIIITNTASGLKEIPDIYPEVGRNLNLSSAQMFRHIYLPAATPYVFTGLKLGFIYALIGTVASEFILAENGLGWLISFSYDSFDVQTMYASMLFVILVSLVVNVALIVIERRLYQRART, translated from the coding sequence ATGGCCGTCGAGTCGCGATACGGGAGTGGCTCGTTCGGACTCAGCGATCGCGCCAACCGCATCCGCATCTACCAGACGCTCGTCGTGGTCGGTTTGCTCGGCACTATCGAGTTGCTTCCCCGACTCGGGCTCGTCGAGCCGACCACGCTGATCCCGCTCACCGAGATGCTGAGCGAGATCGTTTCGCTCACGGTGAGTGGGGAACTGACGCCGCACATCATCCAGACATTCTCCGCCATCTTCGCAGCCTTCGCGCTCGGCATCGCAACGGGCATTCCGACTGGCGTCTTGCTCTGGCGATACGACTCTCTGAAGGATATTCTCGATCCGTATCTCCTGACGTACTACGCGATCCCCGTCTTCGCGTTCTACCCGCTGTTGATCGCCATCTTTGGGCTGAACATCCTGCCGATCATCACGATTGCGTGGCTGTTCAGCGTCGTCATCATCATCACGAACACGGCCTCAGGACTCAAAGAAATTCCCGACATCTACCCCGAAGTCGGGCGTAACTTGAATCTCAGTTCCGCCCAGATGTTTCGCCATATCTACCTGCCTGCCGCGACGCCCTATGTCTTCACTGGACTTAAACTCGGCTTTATATACGCGCTGATCGGGACGGTCGCTAGCGAGTTCATCCTAGCCGAGAACGGACTCGGCTGGCTCATCTCGTTCAGCTACGACAGCTTCGACGTGCAGACGATGTACGCGTCGATGCTGTTCGTCATCCTCGTCTCGCTCGTGGTCAATGTCGCGCTGATCGTAATCGAACGCCGCCTCTACCAGAGGGCCAGAACATGA